In Microbacterium foliorum, the following proteins share a genomic window:
- a CDS encoding alpha-mannosidase: MHDDTSLTVGRVKRVLDERIRPAVHSASVPLTIEVNQLPGEPISPADGLALEFTPASVPSMWGPAWSTTWFKITGRVPAEWAGRRVEAVIDLGFDINMPGFQCEALVYRPDGSPVKSINPRNQWLPITEDAHGDEPVELYLEAAANPVLLDYHPFLPTQEGDIQTSSREPLYRTRRIDLAVFEQDVFELSLDLEVLFELQAELPATSPRRMQILQAMDDALDVLDLQRIVQTASDARARLAGVLAAPAEASAHRISAIGHAHIDSAWLWPVRETIRKVARTTSSMTTLIDEQPDFLYGMSSAQQYAWLKEHRPEVYARVKAAVAEGRFLPLGGMWVESDTVMPTGESLVRQFSYGQRFFEREFGIRSKGVWLPDSFGYSPALPQLMRRAGFEWFFTQKISWNQQNVFPHHSFLWEGIDGSQVFTHFPSMDTYNSQLSGMEVAKASRQFKENRVTSRSIAPVGWGDGGGGTTREMTGKAKRLENLEGSARVVWEHPDTFFDAARAELPNPAVWVGELYLELHRGTLTSQHATKALHRWAEHALVEAELWAATDAVRTGAAYPQAEFDRLWETVLLHEFHDILPGTSVAWVHREAVEVLTNVLSDAEDISVAARRSLAGEGDRELRFVPTSVGSGGRALGAGFVEAPAPASVMLSGEDGGWRLENELVSVLISADGLIVSAVDKTSGREAVAEGRPANLFQLHQDFPNMWDAWDIDKYYRNSVDDLTAVDSISASVVDGTASVVVTRSFSESTIEQTITLAPGQRTVLLRNDIDWNETEKLLKLAFPLDIQATHTEAETQFGYQSRVTHTNTSWEAAKFETSMHRFVLVREQDFGVALVNDSIYGYDTSREVSDDAVTTTVRLSLLRAPRFPDPDTDHGHHQIEIGFVVGADAAIATAEGIRLNSLPTLVRGAREVTPLVTVDGEGIVVSGVKLADDGSGDVIVRLYEALGRRAVGSLAADFEHSEIREVSLIEDALDDGRVGGELRLRPFEVRTLRIVR; this comes from the coding sequence ATGCATGACGACACCTCGCTCACCGTCGGCCGCGTCAAGCGGGTGCTCGACGAGCGCATCCGCCCGGCCGTCCACTCCGCGTCCGTGCCCCTCACGATCGAGGTGAACCAGCTCCCGGGCGAGCCGATCAGCCCCGCAGACGGCCTCGCTCTCGAATTCACTCCGGCATCCGTGCCGAGCATGTGGGGTCCTGCCTGGTCGACGACCTGGTTCAAGATCACCGGTCGCGTGCCCGCCGAATGGGCCGGCCGTCGGGTCGAGGCCGTCATCGACCTCGGATTCGACATCAACATGCCCGGATTCCAGTGCGAGGCACTCGTCTACCGGCCCGACGGCAGCCCGGTCAAGAGCATCAACCCGCGCAACCAGTGGCTGCCGATCACCGAGGATGCGCACGGCGACGAGCCCGTCGAGCTGTATCTCGAGGCGGCAGCCAACCCGGTGCTGCTCGACTACCACCCCTTCCTGCCGACGCAGGAGGGCGACATCCAGACGTCTTCACGTGAGCCGCTCTATCGCACCCGCCGCATCGACCTCGCCGTCTTCGAGCAGGACGTGTTCGAGCTGTCGCTCGACCTCGAGGTGCTGTTCGAGTTGCAGGCCGAGCTGCCGGCGACCTCGCCCCGCCGCATGCAGATCCTGCAGGCCATGGACGATGCCCTCGACGTGCTCGATCTGCAGCGCATCGTGCAGACGGCATCCGACGCTCGCGCTCGCCTGGCGGGCGTGCTCGCAGCCCCCGCCGAGGCCAGCGCTCACCGCATCTCGGCGATCGGCCACGCGCACATCGACTCCGCCTGGCTGTGGCCGGTGCGCGAGACGATCCGCAAGGTGGCCCGCACCACCTCGTCGATGACGACGCTGATCGACGAGCAGCCCGACTTCCTCTACGGCATGTCGAGCGCGCAGCAGTACGCGTGGCTCAAGGAGCACCGCCCAGAGGTCTACGCCAGGGTCAAGGCCGCCGTCGCCGAGGGACGCTTCCTGCCGCTCGGCGGCATGTGGGTCGAATCCGACACCGTGATGCCGACGGGCGAGTCGCTCGTGCGCCAGTTCTCCTACGGTCAGCGATTCTTCGAGCGCGAGTTCGGCATCCGCTCGAAGGGTGTCTGGCTGCCCGACAGCTTCGGCTACTCGCCGGCGCTGCCGCAGCTCATGCGCCGCGCCGGGTTCGAGTGGTTCTTCACGCAGAAGATCTCGTGGAACCAGCAGAACGTCTTCCCGCACCACTCCTTCCTCTGGGAGGGCATCGACGGGTCGCAGGTGTTCACGCACTTCCCGTCGATGGACACCTACAACTCGCAGCTGAGCGGCATGGAGGTCGCCAAGGCCTCTCGCCAGTTCAAGGAGAACCGCGTGACCTCCCGGTCGATCGCCCCGGTCGGCTGGGGCGACGGCGGCGGCGGCACCACGCGTGAGATGACCGGCAAGGCGAAGCGCCTCGAGAACCTCGAGGGCAGCGCGCGGGTCGTGTGGGAGCACCCGGACACCTTCTTCGATGCCGCCCGCGCCGAGCTGCCGAACCCGGCCGTGTGGGTCGGCGAGCTCTATCTCGAGCTGCACCGCGGCACCCTCACCAGCCAGCACGCCACGAAGGCGCTGCACCGCTGGGCCGAGCACGCGCTCGTCGAGGCCGAGCTGTGGGCCGCGACGGATGCCGTGCGCACCGGCGCCGCATACCCGCAGGCCGAGTTCGACCGGCTGTGGGAGACCGTGCTGCTGCACGAGTTCCACGACATCCTGCCGGGCACGTCGGTCGCCTGGGTGCATCGCGAGGCCGTCGAGGTGCTCACGAACGTGCTGTCTGATGCGGAGGACATCTCGGTCGCCGCTCGGCGCTCGCTCGCGGGCGAGGGCGATCGCGAGCTGCGGTTCGTGCCGACGTCGGTCGGCAGCGGTGGCCGCGCGCTCGGAGCGGGCTTCGTCGAGGCGCCTGCCCCGGCATCCGTCATGCTCTCGGGAGAGGACGGCGGGTGGCGCCTCGAGAACGAGCTCGTCTCCGTGCTGATCTCCGCCGACGGGCTCATCGTCTCGGCGGTCGACAAGACCTCGGGTCGCGAGGCGGTGGCCGAAGGGCGCCCGGCGAACCTGTTCCAGCTGCACCAGGACTTCCCGAACATGTGGGACGCATGGGACATCGACAAGTACTACCGCAACAGCGTCGACGACCTCACCGCCGTCGACTCGATCTCGGCATCCGTCGTCGATGGCACAGCCTCCGTCGTCGTCACGCGGTCGTTCTCGGAGTCGACGATCGAGCAGACCATCACCCTTGCTCCCGGTCAGCGCACCGTGCTGCTCCGCAACGACATCGACTGGAATGAGACCGAGAAGCTGCTCAAGCTCGCGTTCCCGCTCGACATCCAGGCCACGCACACCGAGGCCGAGACGCAGTTCGGCTACCAGTCGCGCGTGACGCACACGAACACCAGCTGGGAGGCGGCGAAGTTCGAGACCTCGATGCACCGTTTCGTGCTGGTGCGCGAGCAGGACTTCGGCGTCGCGCTCGTGAACGACTCGATCTACGGCTACGACACCTCGAGGGAGGTGTCGGATGATGCCGTCACGACCACGGTGCGGCTCTCGCTCCTGCGCGCGCCCCGGTTCCCCGACCCCGACACCGATCACGGCCACCACCAGATCGAGATCGGCTTCGTGGTCGGCGCGGATGCTGCGATCGCGACCGCCGAGGGCATCCGCCTCAACTCGCTGCCGACGCTGGTGCGCGGCGCTCGTGAGGTCACGCCGCTCGTGACCGTCGATGGTGAGGGCATCGTGGTCTCGGGTGTGAAGCTCGCCGACGACGGTTCGGGCGACGTGATCGTGCGCCTCTACGAGGCGCTCGGGCGCCGTGCTGTCGGGTCGCTCGCCGCCGACTTCGAGCACAGCGAGATCCGTGAGGTCTCGCTGATCGAGGACGCGCTGGACGACGGGCGCGTGGGCGGAGAGCTGCGTCTGCGGCCGTTCGAGGTGCGTACGCTGCGCATCGTGCGCTGA
- a CDS encoding LacI family DNA-binding transcriptional regulator: MASGKRVTIADIARMAGVSPGAVSFALNGRPGVSDETRQRILSIVEENHWQPSSAARALVGARANTVGFALARPARSLGSEAFFTDLIAGIESRLSESKVSLQLRLVTDIAEEMEVHRQWRSSNQVDGIILIDPRDDDPRSDRIAALDARAVLIGSKPSPEGAVPSVWIADDEVAETLFSYLAALGHTRIAYVAGPAELEHTRLRAEVLDRMAADGVSGDVITTDFSPARASAVTRSLLSGRLRPTAIVYDNDVMAVAGLRVAQEMGRAVPRDVSIASFDDSVIAGLINPSITAMTRDTFELGEQAATLLLQQIVAGINLPSAQGPTPTLTARESTAPPAAAS, encoded by the coding sequence ATGGCTTCGGGCAAACGCGTCACCATCGCGGACATCGCGCGCATGGCCGGCGTCTCGCCCGGAGCCGTGTCGTTCGCACTCAACGGGCGCCCCGGCGTGAGCGACGAGACCCGCCAGCGGATCCTCTCGATCGTCGAAGAGAACCACTGGCAGCCGAGCTCCGCGGCGCGCGCCCTGGTCGGCGCCCGAGCCAACACGGTCGGCTTCGCGCTCGCGCGTCCGGCCCGCTCGCTCGGATCCGAGGCCTTCTTCACCGACCTCATCGCCGGCATCGAGTCGCGGCTCTCCGAGAGCAAGGTCAGCCTGCAGCTGCGCCTGGTCACCGACATCGCCGAGGAGATGGAGGTGCATCGTCAGTGGCGGTCGTCTAACCAGGTCGACGGCATCATCCTCATCGACCCCCGCGACGACGACCCCCGCAGCGACCGGATCGCGGCGCTCGATGCTCGCGCGGTGCTGATCGGCTCGAAGCCCTCCCCCGAGGGCGCCGTGCCGAGCGTCTGGATCGCCGACGACGAGGTGGCCGAGACGCTCTTCTCCTACCTCGCGGCCCTGGGGCACACGCGCATCGCCTACGTCGCCGGTCCGGCCGAGCTCGAGCACACCCGCCTGCGCGCCGAGGTGCTCGACCGCATGGCGGCCGACGGCGTCTCGGGTGACGTGATCACGACCGACTTCTCCCCCGCACGAGCATCCGCAGTCACCCGGTCACTGCTCTCGGGACGCCTTCGCCCGACGGCGATCGTCTACGACAACGACGTGATGGCCGTGGCGGGACTCCGCGTCGCGCAGGAGATGGGCCGCGCCGTTCCCCGCGACGTCTCGATCGCATCGTTCGACGACTCGGTGATCGCCGGCCTGATCAATCCGTCGATCACCGCGATGACCCGCGACACGTTCGAGCTCGGCGAGCAGGCCGCGACACTGCTGCTGCAGCAGATCGTCGCCGGGATCAACCTGCCCAGCGCTCAGGGCCCGACACCGACCCTCACCGCCCGCGAGAGCACGGCTCCGCCGGCGGCAGCATCCTGA
- a CDS encoding glycoside hydrolase 5 family protein, whose amino-acid sequence MTQRRALDARLRFGANYTPSKDWMHSWLDFTPDDVRRDFAALAELGLDHVRVFPLWTVLQPNRTLIRTKAIDDVRAMVDIAAEFELDTSVDVIQGHLSSFDFVPSWLYTWHDRNMFTDPTALSGQVDLVQTLAGALRDAPNFLGLTLGNETNQFSAHTHPSPWPVTIDEAGHWIESLLTAAEEAAPGLSHVHSEYDAVWYMDGHGFTPAHASRLGEMTTIHSWIFNGTAQRYGGRSVAADRHAEYLIELSRAFATDLERPVWLQEVGAPSNCLDKSEMPGFLEATLRSAARTENLWGVTWWCSHDVSRDLGDFPELEYSLGLIDQSGAAKPLGRRFAELIPELRERTAVPERETAIVVDVDEREVPVSRAALSPGGAVFQAWVDACEAGVDPAFVTSQTALDDAALAARGIRRLIRPDLSTNGVDPYGSVNTVVDA is encoded by the coding sequence ATGACGCAGCGCCGCGCTCTCGATGCTCGCCTGAGATTCGGGGCGAACTACACGCCGTCGAAGGACTGGATGCACTCCTGGCTCGACTTCACGCCAGACGATGTGCGGCGCGACTTCGCGGCCCTCGCGGAGCTCGGGCTCGACCACGTGAGGGTCTTCCCGCTGTGGACGGTGCTGCAGCCGAACCGTACGCTCATCCGCACGAAGGCGATCGACGATGTCCGCGCCATGGTCGACATCGCGGCCGAGTTCGAGCTCGACACCAGCGTCGACGTCATCCAGGGGCACCTGTCGAGCTTCGACTTCGTGCCGTCCTGGCTGTACACCTGGCACGACCGCAACATGTTCACCGACCCGACCGCGCTCAGCGGGCAGGTCGACCTCGTGCAGACGCTCGCCGGCGCGCTGCGCGACGCCCCCAACTTCCTCGGGCTGACCCTCGGCAACGAGACGAACCAGTTCTCGGCGCACACGCATCCGTCGCCGTGGCCGGTCACGATCGACGAGGCGGGCCACTGGATCGAGTCGCTGCTCACCGCCGCCGAGGAGGCGGCACCCGGTCTCTCTCATGTCCACAGCGAGTACGACGCGGTCTGGTACATGGACGGGCACGGCTTCACCCCCGCGCACGCATCGCGTCTGGGTGAGATGACCACGATCCACTCCTGGATCTTCAACGGCACGGCGCAGCGCTACGGAGGCCGGTCGGTCGCCGCAGACCGCCACGCCGAGTACCTCATCGAGCTGTCCCGGGCCTTCGCCACCGACCTCGAGCGTCCCGTCTGGCTGCAGGAGGTGGGGGCCCCGTCGAACTGCCTCGACAAGAGCGAGATGCCCGGCTTCCTCGAGGCGACCCTGCGGTCGGCGGCGCGCACCGAGAACCTCTGGGGCGTGACCTGGTGGTGCTCGCACGACGTGAGCCGCGATCTCGGCGACTTCCCCGAACTGGAGTACTCGCTCGGCCTGATCGATCAGAGCGGCGCGGCCAAGCCCCTCGGCCGGCGATTCGCCGAGCTGATCCCCGAACTGCGCGAGCGCACCGCGGTGCCCGAGCGCGAGACCGCGATCGTGGTCGATGTCGACGAGCGCGAGGTGCCGGTGAGTCGGGCGGCGCTCAGCCCCGGCGGCGCGGTGTTCCAGGCCTGGGTGGATGCCTGCGAGGCCGGCGTCGACCCCGCGTTCGTGACCTCGCAGACGGCCCTAGACGACGCGGCGCTCGCCGCGCGCGGCATCCGTCGCCTCATCCGTCCCGATCTGTCGACGAACGGCGTCGACCCCTACGGCTCCGTCAACACCGTCGTCGACGCCTGA
- a CDS encoding ABC transporter substrate-binding protein, whose amino-acid sequence MKVPARIVALATFTIGAMALAGCTGGGATSGAAGPIDTSGELSGTIQFQTWSLKNEKFTPYFEDLIDAFEKEHPDVTVEWLDQPGDGYQEKILSQANADTLPDVLNLPPDIAYPLVAAGKLVDIETADPELKSGYNAGAWDAYSQYPDAEGTYGLPWYLSSDASWWNLAQLAPYGVTEENLPTTVDELLTLAKDVATESGGKVQLLSSIPALDTFTSAGMEVINDEGEFDFNTEEAAAIIEKYADAYAAGAMPAEALTGDYGGNAEAYIQEKVAFTTGGTGFTTDLAKDAPALLENTVATQRLGIPPLYVQGLNISADSDNKEAALAFAEFATNEENQVAFSSLAVGTAPGTSSGGDAVVENISSSITDEKQLTAIDTVFTAMEDAKAIPFQWTSDMATYMTQQIALAVNGEADAQEQLDKIVEYANANRVDQ is encoded by the coding sequence ATGAAAGTTCCCGCACGCATTGTCGCTCTGGCAACATTCACGATCGGCGCCATGGCGCTCGCCGGCTGCACCGGAGGCGGTGCGACATCGGGGGCCGCCGGTCCGATCGACACCTCCGGTGAGCTGAGCGGAACCATCCAGTTCCAGACCTGGTCGCTGAAGAACGAGAAGTTCACCCCCTACTTCGAAGACCTGATCGACGCGTTCGAGAAGGAGCACCCCGACGTCACGGTCGAGTGGCTCGACCAGCCGGGTGACGGCTACCAGGAGAAGATCCTGAGCCAGGCGAACGCCGACACCCTCCCCGACGTGCTGAACCTGCCGCCGGACATCGCCTACCCCCTCGTCGCCGCCGGCAAGCTCGTCGACATCGAGACGGCGGATCCCGAGCTGAAGTCCGGGTACAACGCCGGTGCGTGGGACGCATACAGCCAGTACCCCGACGCCGAGGGCACCTACGGTCTGCCCTGGTACCTGTCGAGCGACGCCTCGTGGTGGAACCTCGCCCAGCTCGCCCCCTACGGCGTCACCGAGGAGAATCTCCCCACGACGGTCGACGAGCTGCTCACCCTCGCGAAGGACGTGGCCACCGAGTCCGGCGGCAAGGTGCAGCTGCTGTCGTCGATCCCCGCTCTCGACACCTTCACCTCCGCAGGCATGGAGGTCATCAACGACGAGGGCGAGTTCGACTTCAACACCGAGGAGGCCGCAGCGATCATCGAGAAGTATGCCGACGCGTACGCGGCCGGAGCCATGCCCGCCGAGGCCCTGACCGGCGACTACGGCGGAAACGCCGAGGCGTACATCCAGGAGAAGGTCGCGTTCACGACCGGCGGCACCGGCTTCACGACCGACCTCGCCAAGGACGCCCCCGCGCTGCTGGAGAACACCGTCGCCACGCAGCGACTGGGCATCCCGCCGCTCTACGTGCAGGGGCTCAACATCTCGGCCGACTCCGACAACAAGGAGGCCGCTCTCGCGTTCGCCGAGTTCGCGACCAACGAGGAGAACCAGGTCGCCTTCTCATCGCTCGCGGTCGGCACAGCGCCCGGCACGTCGTCGGGTGGCGACGCCGTCGTCGAGAACATCTCGTCGTCGATCACCGACGAGAAGCAGCTCACCGCGATCGACACCGTGTTCACCGCCATGGAAGACGCCAAGGCCATCCCGTTCCAGTGGACATCCGACATGGCGACCTACATGACCCAGCAGATCGCGCTCGCCGTGAACGGCGAGGCCGACGCGCAGGAGCAGCTCGACAAGATCGTCGAGTACGCCAACGCGAACCGCGTGGACCAGTGA
- a CDS encoding carbohydrate ABC transporter permease — translation MSADTSSRSRSRSRRKTITSHRWFTPWLLLGPAVIWVLVFALWPFLNTVFLSFTDARPLRTPEFVGSANYERMFGDEMFWNALTTCIIYVVVCVPLLTILPLLLALLVQKKLPGIAFFRTTFYFPVIASVVVVALIWTWLFDSRGIINQTLEFLGLVDKPMAFLVDRWLLLGCAILLTVWKGLGYYMVVYLAALGNVGKELHEAAMLDGAGSFRRFLSVTIPSVRGAMLLIAVLIAVSAMRVFAELDVLSKSTGGPGGYDMSLVMLIRQVGSGLNGNIGYASAISVALFLLTLIPLAAIAFMNREKKAKAPA, via the coding sequence ATGAGCGCGGACACCAGCAGCCGGAGCCGGAGCCGGAGCCGGAGGAAGACCATCACGTCCCACCGGTGGTTCACCCCGTGGCTCCTCCTCGGCCCCGCCGTCATCTGGGTGCTGGTGTTCGCGCTCTGGCCGTTCCTCAACACCGTCTTCCTGAGCTTCACCGACGCGCGTCCCCTGCGGACCCCCGAGTTCGTCGGCTCGGCGAACTACGAGCGGATGTTCGGCGACGAGATGTTCTGGAACGCCCTCACCACCTGCATCATCTACGTGGTGGTCTGCGTACCGCTGCTCACGATCCTCCCGCTGCTGCTGGCGCTGCTCGTGCAGAAGAAGCTGCCGGGCATCGCGTTCTTCCGCACCACCTTCTACTTCCCGGTCATCGCCTCGGTGGTCGTGGTCGCCCTCATCTGGACCTGGCTGTTCGACAGCCGCGGCATCATCAACCAGACGCTCGAGTTCCTCGGGCTCGTCGACAAGCCGATGGCCTTCCTCGTCGATCGCTGGCTGCTGCTCGGCTGCGCGATCCTGCTGACCGTGTGGAAGGGGCTCGGCTACTACATGGTCGTGTACCTCGCCGCCCTCGGCAACGTCGGCAAGGAGCTGCACGAAGCGGCGATGCTCGACGGCGCAGGCTCGTTCCGCCGCTTCCTGTCGGTGACGATCCCCTCGGTGCGCGGCGCCATGCTGCTCATCGCGGTGCTCATAGCGGTCTCGGCGATGAGGGTGTTCGCCGAGCTCGACGTGCTCTCCAAGAGCACGGGCGGGCCGGGCGGCTACGACATGTCGCTGGTCATGCTGATCCGTCAGGTCGGCTCGGGCCTCAACGGCAACATCGGCTACGCCTCCGCGATCAGCGTGGCCCTGTTCCTGCTCACCCTCATCCCGCTGGCTGCGATCGCGTTCATGAATCGCGAGAAGAAGGCGAAGGCCCCCGCATGA
- a CDS encoding carbohydrate ABC transporter permease yields the protein MSTLTPPRVDDDRRPDEQPAPTTREPIFRRRGSGDFSKPTLGGLIGRYALLLFVLVIVIGPFLWQLSTSFKGPQENIYSFPPNLIPREPTLQNYVTVAEIVPVYLYAWHSLLVSVGTVLSNVILATFAGYALGCMRFRGKWIVMAILLSTLLFPGEVTVTSNFLTIRALGLADTLWGVFLPGAISAMNVLLVATACRMIPQDVLDAATVDGATTWQRIRHIVWPNIRGMVSVVAVFAFIGAWDDYLWPLIVLSDPSKYTLTVGMAYLNSSFSVDPRLIAAGTMIALVPIVIMFSFTQRFFFKGVQEGAVKG from the coding sequence ATGAGCACCCTGACTCCGCCCCGTGTCGACGACGACCGCCGGCCCGACGAACAGCCCGCTCCGACCACGCGCGAACCCATCTTCCGCCGCCGCGGCTCAGGCGACTTCAGCAAGCCGACGCTCGGCGGTCTGATCGGTCGCTACGCTCTCCTGCTGTTCGTGCTCGTGATCGTCATCGGCCCGTTCCTGTGGCAGCTCTCGACCTCGTTCAAGGGACCGCAGGAGAACATCTACTCCTTCCCGCCGAACCTGATCCCTCGCGAACCGACTCTGCAGAACTACGTCACGGTCGCCGAGATCGTGCCGGTCTACCTCTACGCCTGGCACTCGCTGCTCGTCTCGGTCGGCACCGTGCTCAGCAACGTGATCCTCGCGACGTTCGCGGGCTACGCTCTCGGATGCATGCGGTTCCGCGGCAAGTGGATCGTCATGGCGATCCTGCTCTCGACCCTGCTCTTCCCCGGTGAGGTCACCGTGACGAGCAACTTCCTCACGATCCGCGCGCTCGGACTCGCCGACACCCTGTGGGGCGTGTTCCTGCCCGGTGCCATCAGCGCCATGAACGTGCTCCTCGTCGCCACCGCCTGCCGCATGATCCCCCAGGACGTGCTCGATGCCGCGACCGTCGACGGCGCCACCACCTGGCAGCGCATCCGGCACATCGTCTGGCCCAACATCCGGGGCATGGTCTCGGTGGTCGCGGTCTTCGCGTTCATCGGCGCATGGGACGACTACCTGTGGCCGCTCATCGTGCTCTCCGATCCGTCGAAGTACACGCTGACCGTCGGCATGGCATATCTGAACAGCAGCTTCTCTGTCGACCCTCGCCTGATCGCGGCGGGAACCATGATCGCGCTCGTGCCGATCGTCATCATGTTCTCGTTCACGCAACGGTTCTTCTTCAAGGGCGTGCAGGAGGGCGCGGTCAAGGGGTGA